The genomic window TACAATTAAGAAGTTGCTAGAAAAAGTTCTAGAATCTAAAGAACAAATTTCTGAAGTTAAAAACTTAAATAAAATCGCTACAGATTTCATGATTgataaatttgatgaaaaaaccTCCAACGCTAACCAATggattaatttatttgaaaaagaatgtGTGCGCTGTACAGTGATAGAAGAtaggagaaaaattgaaatcttgAAGTTTTTCCTGGAAAAATGTAGTGCTGACTGGTACACTTCAATGATTTTAAAATACTCAATAGAATCAGAATGGAAcaactggaaaaaaatatttattgaaacgTTCGGGAACAAAGGTTGGTCTCCTATTAGATATGcctttaatttcaaatatcaatCTGGATCTTTGCTGGAGTATGctctaaaaaaagaaaaattactacTTCAAATTAGAAAATCCATGGATACTGCAACGCTTATTGACCTTATTACTATCGGTTTACCAAACTTTGTATCAGACAACATTGACAGAGAAACACTTCAAGAAACTCAAGATCTGTTCAATGAAATAAGTAAATTGGAAcatcttgtaaaaaaatatagttatgaaaaaaaagggaaaaccTTTTCTGATTCTAAACTGAAAAAAGGTGAAGAAAAAGAGCCATGTCAAATATGTGTAAAGGCAAACAAAGGTAAACGTTTTCATTCTGAAACAAATTGCTggtttagagaaaaagaagacaaaaataacaagATGGGACCATTAAAATCTGTGAACAATTCAGAACTAGAGGTGGAATTAAATACAGAGGATCCAAAAAACTTAAAGTACCACcattaataaaaatcaagcTATTACTAAATGTCACTTTAGAAACCACCGGTATTTATGACTCGGGATCAAATGTGTCATTGATAAatgcaaaattattaaaaattaaacaagaaAACACAGATAATTTACAAGGAATAAGCTTGAAAACTATTAATGGTgcaggaaaaacaaaaggtaTGATAActttaaaagtaaaaatttacaatattgagAAAACTATGAAAGTGTTTATCGTAGACAGTGACAACtttaattatgattttttgattggCTTAGACTGTATTGAAAACTTTAAGTTGACCCAGACTGAAGATCTAAGGATCTTGCAAAACAAAGATTTCCAAAcacagaaaaatgaaattaacttAAATAAAGAGGTTGACAATAACACAAATGTCAGTATTCCTGTGTTATCAGGTGACATAGaagtaaaaacaaacaatCTTAGGAAATATGAAGTAAATTTCAACGAACATCTAAACACtgatgaatttaaaatgatAGTAAATCATTTAGATGTGTATAAACAGTCTGAAATCGACAAATTATTGAAGAAATACAAGTCAGTATTTGCTAAAGACAAATATGATATCGGTACTGTTAAAGAATATGAAGCTCACATAGATctaatggaagaaaaatactgtTATAAACGTCCTTACAGATGCACATTCGAAgatagaaaagaaatagaGAATCAAGTGATAAAATTACTGGAAAAGGGGCTTATTGAAGAATCATACAGCCCTTTTGCTGCTCCAGTTACTCTGGCATttaagaaagaagaaaataaaaaaaccagaaTGTGTATAGACTTCAgagatataaataaaattattactccTCAGTCACAGCCATTTCCACTTATAGAGGATTTGATAGTAAAAAGTGTAAACTGTGAGTACTTTACAACATTAGATATAAATTCTGCATTTTGGTCAATTCCCCTAAGGATTCAAGATAGACCTAAAACAGCATTTGTAACACAAGAGGGCCATTTTCAGTGGTCCTGTCTCCCTTTTGGATTAAAAACAGCACCAGCAATTTTCCAAcgaatattgaataatataataagaaaatacaAACTTAATGATTTTGTAGTATCTTTCATAGATGATATATTAGTTTTTTCACAAGATTTTAGTCAGCATATACAGCATCTATCAAGACTATTAGAAGCAATTCACAATGAGGGATTTAgactaaaattttcaaaatgctcATTTGctaaaaattatgcaaaatacTTGGGTCATATTATTGAAAAGAACTCAGTAAGACCACTGAAAGATCACCTAATcgcagtgaaaaattttccagttcCGGAAACAAGGAAAAATATAAGACAATTTCTTGGGAAAATCAACTATCACCATAAATTTATACCAAGCTTGGCACAAATCTCAGACCCATTACACAATCTACTGAGGAAAAATGTAAGTTTTGTTTGGTCAAAAGATTGTCAAGAAtcatttgagaaaattaaaacattacTTTGTTCGGAACcagtactaaaaatttttgaccCCAATATTccaatcaaaatttatactgATGCTTGTATCAATGGAATTGGAGCTGTACTGAAGcaagaagatgaaaataagaattataaACCAGTAgcatatttttcaagaaaactgAATGATgctcaaaaaaagaaaaaagcaataTATCTTGAATGCTTAGCAATTAAAGAAGCAGTGAAATATTGGCAACACTGGTTATTTGGAAAACAATTCACTGTATACACAGACCACAAACCTTTGGAAAACTTAAATGTAAAATCTAGAACAGATGAAGAATTGGGGGATTTAACATATTACCTATCACAAtatgatttcaaaataaaatacaatccGGGAATATCGAATCAGGAAGCTGACTGCCTAAGCAGAAATCCAGTTTTAGAATTTGATGATAATACAGATGATATTCTGAAAGTCATAAATCTAGTAAGTCTGGAAGACATAAAAAATGACCAAAACCAGAACATGGAATTacaggaaaagaaaagaaaatttatattaaaaaatgacatttattataaaaaattaaaaagtagaaataaaatagtATTGTCTGAAAATCtaagtaaaatattaataaaagaTATACATGAGACTTACTGTCACTTGGGAAGATCGCAAATGATTAACAAGATAACCCCATTTTATTCTGCGAGAAATATgataatgaatataaaaaaagagtGTGATAATTGTTCTATATGTAAAACAAACAAGtcgagaaataaaacaaaatatggGCATCTATCACATCTAGGTCCAGCCACTTACCCATTTCAAATCATGTCCATTGATACCATTGGAGGATTTGGAGGATCGCGATCAACGAAAAAGTATTTGCATCTATTAGTTGATCACTTTACAAGATATGCTTACATACTAACGTCAAAAAACCAAAACGCCACTGACTTCATAAAACTAGTTACAAAAATCACAGAAAGTAATGATATAGACACAATATTATCAGACCAATATCCTGGCATTAATtctaaacaatttaaaaattttctagagGAGAACAAAATAAAGTTGATTTTTACTGCAGTAGATGCCTCATTTTCGAATGGCCTCAATGAAAGACTAAACCAGACTctggtaaataaaataagatgcAAAGTAAAtgagaacaacaaaaaaaaagcatggACAGCCATCGCTCAAGAATGTGTGAGAAGATACAATGAAACAGAACACACCGTCACTGGCTTCACTCCCAAGTACTTGATGGAGGGCGAAAGTGTCGATATTTTGCCACCAGAATTAAAGACAAAGGGTACAAAGGAAGACCTAGAAAGAGATCGAAAATTAGCTTTACAGAACACCAAGAAGTCCCATGATCAAAATGCAGAACGATACAACAGACACAGGCaagaaattatattaaatactGGAGATTTAGTGTATGTGGAAAATGGGAACCGCCTCAATAGGAAAAAGCTGGATGAAATAAGAATCGGACCGTACAAAAtcataaaaagaaaatctaactCAATCTATGAAGTCGATACAGGacacaaaaagaaagaatccAACCTTTTCCATATAAcagaattaattccagcagcGGATGATAGACTGACGAACAGTCACATCGTTTCCTTGTGATTGTTCTCCTCCAAGGGGGGGAGATATAAAGAAAATGACATCTCTCATTTACTTCAATTTGAATCTGCCGCCATTACCACCAGTGTTATAGAGGGAGTTGTCTATCGTCATCATACATAATAACATACTCTGTGATTACGGATTCTATGGGCTCtgtgatattgaaaattctaacCTAATAAGTACGTGAATTTACGACTACAATAATTGTGCATTTTATTAAGGATATTATTAAAACTTGAACAAACTACTGTACATTACCTGGAGTAAAAACTTTTAAtgttgttttctgtttttatttcagaatccaacttgagtttttattttaaaagtgGAGTAGAAGTACAATTATCAAgattattacatatatatatgtatattatcatTTCATCTAGAGCAATTGCAGGGTATTAAATTCGATGATGTGCTATATCAAACATTATGAATGTTAAACATTGgggttaaaaatatatttcacttAATTTGATTTCCTAATTTTACCAAGATGTGAGTTCTCGGTAACACGAAAAGACTCTCGTTCCCCTATAGATGGGAAGCTCTTGCTAACATTCGCTCATTTTCCTTGTTCTGACGCCTACTGGTACTCATTTTGTTATACATACTACTTCTCCTACAATGTGGGTAATGTAAACGAGCCTATTTGTGATGTGAAAAGCAAATTCTGCACGATGCTAACGAAGCTGTTGAGCGTGCGGTATGCAACACATCATTTTCTAATCCACATTGCTGTAGTATGGTGTCATTATATAAAGCGATAATTTGATTTCTAACATGTCTTTCAAAACAGATTAATTTAGAATTaacgtatgtaaaaatatcCATATTCCTGGCCGTTATAAACATTCACACGATTCACAATTCCATTAGTTTTTCCCAATTTGTCCACCCTGTTGGATacacaatttttaataaaatccctagCAACAACTTTTCCCGGTCAAATTACACCGCTACCCATAGAtagggaaaaatatatattcttcACGAAGCGTGTTGATGGggcaatgatgcacttgagattcatcgatttttatgtctagcagcatcgataaactttagTCATATTCGGATGATGCAGATAAACACACAAcgcgtaaattttataataattccacacagttcagtttgatgactcGCAAAGGTGTTTTTCTCTATGAATAcatcgattgttgggggaaacacgatgaaacgcgattacctgcaaagaagcatttctactcgcacctctgcgatgcaaatatttcagacgtCGATTATGAATACGCTAAAGATGTTTGGGGGGGAAtttcatttagagtcattggggggGCTATttagatttatatttaaagactgatgaccaaaatgtaaacacttacagacattcttacaaatttgtgtctcgaagaggaagaacactttctatattcacaCATTTAAAGACTGATGTTCTTTTGCGtgctgatatttttcaaaatttctgagccagctgcttcaaaacatatgATTTTGATCCGTTGCGCTACTACACAGGGCCGGGACTTGCTTTCGACGCTATGCTGAAATACACGGGagtaaatttacaataaatactaaattttcttGGGAACTTGGACAGAATTGATCAGATTCAACTTATCAAAATTTGCAACGTTTCGttggtttcatttattttccaacttcaTCAGGCAAGCTGTAACAGATGTACATAAACTTTAAAATTAAGTTGCATAAAACAATAGACATGATACATGTAAGTtacaaattcagaaataataaactaaacaaaattacaaaatatttacttttgagGTTAAATCATCGTTAAAATCCTTTGGTTCATAACATCAAgtcaaaaatatgtttaaataaGACTAGAcagatatatacattttttttaataaaattataaattcattgtgccaataaatcaatttaaataaaataaaatggacaAATATAATGATGGACAAATACACATGTCAAACGTAGTGACTCTTAAATCACAGACTGTACTACTCTCACACAGTGTGATAGAACGTGTGGAGCTCGCATTATCTGTATTGTCAACATGACTCTGTTGTCCATGACTACTACTATTCATATTGTGCGCGAAAGTTCAACCtctaagtaaaataaaaataattactatgACTTCACTAAATCCTTAACATCATTTATCAGGTCACTGTAAATTGTACTGAGGTTTTGCGTGTCGGATCTAAAATTGACACAATTCATCGccttaataaaaatcatttcacttAGGTTTCTCttcatgtaatttttctcCAGATCTAAAATCTCAACATCCTCGAACTGAAAGTTATGACCATCCTCAACAAAGTGATGTTCCGCTAATgctgttttgttgttttttatgGACTTCTCAGGCCTGCAGTCAAGTTTGTGTTGTCTCACTCTGGCTTTTAATTTTTGCCTGGTCTGTCCAACGTACCATTTGCCACACGAGCACGGAATCCTGTATACCAGGCCAGATCTATCTTCTTTCTCCACTTTGTCTTTTAGCCGGGAAAATAGATCCTTAACCTTGAATACATTATAGAATACCAACTTGCAGTTGGTGTGCCTAAATAAAGATCCCAGTCTTGGTGACAAGCCTTTTATGTAGGGAAATCTGCTAAACGACCAATTCCTGTTGACATTGTTGCTCCTGATGTTGTTTCTAATCCTCTCGGACACAATTTTCTCACACTTGCTGATGACTTTGTTTGGATAATTGTTAGATGACAGTAATCTTCTAACCATGCGAATACTTTCCTTGGTCTTGTTCACATGACTCAAGCGCATGGCTCTGTTCAAAAACCCTTTTACAACCCCCAATTTCTGGCTCAATGGATGAttggaattaaaattcaaaattcttccTGAGCTGTACGGTTTCTTGAACCAAGAAGTTATAAGATCACCATCTTCTGATCTTTCTATTAGTATGTCCAAAAAAGGCAACTTCCCGTTATTCTCAACTTCCAAGGTCAACTGGATGTCCTTGTCAACACTATTAAACACATCTAAGATGCTGTCTACTTTATCCTTGTCTATTGTTTTATGCAACTTAATTTTAAAGTTTATGTACATCTGTTACAGCTTGTCTGAtgaagttggaaaataaatgaaaccaaCGAAACGTTGCAAATTTTGATAAGTTGAATCTGATCAATTCTGTCCAAGTTCCCaagaaaatttagtatttattacatttaaCATGGATGAGAACCAAGATTTGGATTTTAGAAAACTGGGAGGTTTTTTCAGACGCATAAGACAAGATTTCGATATAAGTACATGTAAGATGGTTAAAGATTTAACCCGTTGCCATAAGAAACTAGCCAACATGAGGAATAGACGGAATTTCTTACTTAGATGCCGAGCCAACAACTTAATTCCtctacatatttttaataaggTGGACTACATTTACACCGTCTGTTTAGATGATCACCCGTTTAGAAGAGAAGTTAGTCACGTATTGTTGAGTACTAGAACCAAGCTACTAAATCTAGAAATCAAGATTACCTTGTGGAAGATTGATAATTTACTACGTACGATAGATAACCTCAAAAGAAACGTGGAGTCCCGTTTTCCATTAGTTTTATGGATGCAAACTTTGAACAAGCTCCATAATTACTACGAGAgcaattttaagaaaataaaaaaacaaaacatcaaAAAGTTTGGGAAGCTACAAGACAAGATGACTGACAATGTAGAACAAAAAGTTGGAAacagaatttataattttactgATACAGTTTTACCATCAGAAGTCCAGAAGATCTTGGAGTTAGATTTTAACTATGGACTACCAACAACGAATATCAATCAACCGGTCGTTACAATTATTAAGGATCTGGAGGGATGTATCGACAAAGTGAAAGATGACGAGTTATCCAACGAGGGTTTGACGGAAGTGAGAAATAATCTGAGAGCAAGAGGTGTAAATATTGTGACAAATCACATTAAATATCGGCGTAGAAGCAACAGCAATCACAAGAAAAACTTCAACCtagttaaaaatatcaaagtcaCAAGAAATTTCTTTAAACAACATGAAGATCTCTTAGTAATGCGCTCAGATAAAGGTAATTCAACAGTGGTCATGTACAAAGAAGAATACCTCACAGAAATGAATAAGTTGGTTGGCGACCGTAAAACATATGAAAAGATCAAAAGAGATCCTACGTCAAAGCTACAAAACATAAGCAACCGCTTAATAAAGAAGCTTGTGGATATTGGTATCCTTGACAACATCCAAGGTAAGCTAATGCGAACTCACAGTGCATTGGCACCAAGAATCTATGGCTTAAGGAAAACCCACAAACCTGGGTGTAAACTTAGACCAGTGGTCAGTAGCATAGGATCACCAGGTTATGAGATCGCCAATTTTGTTCATAAGAGTCTGCTACCGTTCGTAATGAGTCTGAAATATAATGTGACagattcatttcattttttagacCAAATCAAACTGAAAAAGGTAAACGAAGACCATGTTTTAATATCACTGGACGTAGTATCTCTTTTTACTAATGTTTATAACAGTTTAATAAGGAAAATCATCATTGAGCGGTGGGATGAAATCCAGAAATTTGTGCAATTGGACCAGACTACTCTACTAGAGCTTATTGATTTTTGTTACGACTCGGGATATTTCATGTTTGATGGCAATTTTTACCTTCAGAAGGAAGGATGTGCTATGGGGAGTCCAGCAAGTCCTTCAATTGCAATCATTGCAGTAGATTATGTTGTTTCAATGGCGTTGACTCACCTTGACTTTGAAATTCCGATTATTAAGTCGTATGTTGATGATCTCTTCGCAGTGGTTCCAAAGGATAAAGTAGACAGCATCTTAGATGTGTTTAATAGTGTTGACAAGGACATCCAGTTGACCTTGGAAGTTGAGAATAACGGGAAGTTGCCTTTTTTGGACATACTAATAGAAAGATCAGAAGATGGTGATCTTATAACTTCTTGGTTCAAGAAACCGTACAGCTCAggaagaattttgaattttaattccaaTCATCCATTGAGCCAGAAATTGGGGGTTGTAAAAGGGTTTTTGAACAGAGCCATGCGCTTGAGTCATGTGAACAAGACCAAGGAAAGTATTCGCATGGTTAGAAGATTACTGTCATCTAACAATTATCCAAACAAAGTCATCAGCAAGTGTGAGAAAATTGTGTCCGAGAGGATTAGAAACAACATCAGGAGCAACAATGTCAACAGGAATTGGTCGTTTAGCAGATTTCCCTACATAAAAGGCTTGTCACCAAGACTGGGATCTTTATTTAGGCACACCAACTGCAAGTTGGTATTCTATAATGTATTCAAGGTTAAGGATCTATTTTCCCGGCTAAAAGACAAAGTGGAGAAAGAAGATAGATCTGGCCTGGTATACAGGATTCCGTGCTCGTGTGGCAAATGGTACGTTGGACAGACCAGGCAAAAATTAAAAGCCAGAGTGAGACAACACAAACTTGACTGCAGGCCTGAGAAGTCcataaaaaacaacaaaacagcATTAGCGGAACATCACTTTGTTGAGGATGGTCATAACTTTCAGTTCGAGGATGTTGAGATTTTAGATCTGgagaaaaattacatgaaGAGAAACCTaagtgaaatgatttttattaaggCGATGAATTGTGTCAATTTTAGATCCGACACGCAAAACCTCAGTACAATTTACAGTGACCTGATAAATGATGTTAAGGATTTAGTGAAGTcatagtaattatttttattttacttagaGGTTGAACTTTCGCGCACAATATGAATAGTAGTAGTCATGGACAACAGAGTCATGTTGACAATACAGATAATGCGAGCTCCACACGTTCTATCACACTGTGTGAGAGTAGTACAGTCTGTGATTTAAGAGTCACTACGTTTGACATGTGTATTTGTCCATCATTATATTtgtccattttattttatttaaattgatttattggcacaatgaatttataattttattaaaaaaaatgtatatatctgTCTAGTCttatttaaacatatttttgacTTGATGTTATGAACCAAAGGATTTTAACGATGATTTAACctcaaaagtaaatattttgtaattttgtttagtttattatttctgaatttgtaACTTACATGT from Neodiprion lecontei isolate iyNeoLeco1 chromosome 1, iyNeoLeco1.1, whole genome shotgun sequence includes these protein-coding regions:
- the LOC107227010 gene encoding uncharacterized protein LOC107227010, with protein sequence MTDNVEQKVGNRIYNFTDTVLPSEVQKILELDFNYGLPTTNINQPVVTIIKDLEGCIDKVKDDELSNEGLTEVRNNLRARGVNIVTNHIKYRRRSNSNHKKNFNLVKNIKVTRNFFKQHEDLLVMRSDKGNSTVVMYKEEYLTEMNKLVGDRKTYEKIKRDPTSKLQNISNRLIKKLVDIGILDNIQGKLMRTHSALAPRIYGLRKTHKPGCKLRPVVSSIGSPGYEIANFVHKSLLPFVMSLKYNVTDSFHFLDQIKLKKVNEDHVLISLDVVSLFTNVYNSLIRKIIIERWDEIQKFVQLDQTTLLELIDFCYDSGYFMFDGNFYLQKEGCAMGSPASPSIAIIAVDYVVSMALTHLDFEIPIIKSYVDDLFAVVPKDKVDSILDVFNSVDKDIQLTLEVENNGKLPFLDILIERSEDGDLITSWFKKPYSSGRILNFNSNHPLSQKLGVVKGFLNRAMRLSHVNKTKESIRMVRRLLSSNNYPNKVISKCEKIVSERIRNNIRSNNVNRNWSFSRFPYIKGLSPRLGSLFRHTNCKLVFYNVFKVKDLFSRLKDKVEKEDRSGLVYRIPCSCGKWYVGQTRQKLKARVRQHKLDCRPEKSIKNNKTALAEHHFVEDGHNFQFEDVEILDLEKNYMKRNLSEMIFIKAMNCVNFRSDTQNLSTIYSDLINDVKDLVKS